A stretch of Usitatibacter palustris DNA encodes these proteins:
- a CDS encoding ABC transporter ATP-binding protein, whose protein sequence is MTALFSAQGLAKRFGDRVVLQDVSFDVEEGEIHGIMGPNGAGKTTCFHVLTGHHRPDAGRVTFAGQDITGRKPREISRLGIARSFQVMNLFDDYTALENAMIATPELRARAFNAIKDAAVLREATDRAAQTLAAVGLAGKESTRAKSLSYGDRRALEIGVALASNPRLLFLDEPTSGLGAEGVERLTQLVASLKGKVTMVLIEHDMRFLFGLADRIAVVHWGQVIARGTPAELKGNPWVQRSNLGALA, encoded by the coding sequence ATGACGGCGCTCTTCTCCGCCCAGGGCCTCGCCAAGCGCTTCGGCGATCGCGTCGTGCTGCAGGACGTGAGCTTCGACGTGGAGGAGGGCGAGATCCACGGAATCATGGGACCGAACGGCGCGGGCAAGACGACGTGCTTTCACGTCCTCACCGGTCACCATCGCCCGGACGCCGGGCGCGTCACGTTCGCGGGGCAGGACATCACGGGGCGCAAGCCGCGCGAGATCTCGCGGCTGGGCATCGCGCGTTCCTTCCAGGTGATGAACCTGTTCGACGACTACACCGCGCTCGAGAACGCGATGATCGCGACGCCCGAGCTGCGTGCCCGCGCGTTCAATGCCATCAAGGATGCCGCGGTGCTGCGCGAAGCGACCGACCGCGCCGCGCAAACGCTCGCGGCGGTGGGACTCGCCGGCAAGGAATCGACGCGCGCGAAGAGTCTCTCGTACGGGGATCGCCGCGCGCTGGAGATCGGCGTCGCACTGGCCTCGAACCCGCGCCTCCTGTTTCTCGACGAACCGACATCCGGCCTCGGAGCGGAGGGTGTCGAACGCCTCACGCAACTCGTCGCGAGCCTCAAGGGCAAGGTCACGATGGTGCTGATCGAGCACGACATGCGTTTCCTTTTCGGATTGGCCGATCGCATCGCGGTCGTGCACTGGGGGCAGGTGATCGCGCGCGGCACGCCCGCGGAGCTGAAGGGCAATCCCTGGGTGCAGCGCTCGAACCTCGGGGCGCTCGCATGA
- a CDS encoding MurR/RpiR family transcriptional regulator → MPTPAGTYDELQAEIGRRFPGLSRQLQAIARFALERPHDVALDTVAAAAAKIEVQPSAMVRFAQALGYDGYSDMQRVFRERLVERSGSYKERIARMRRGKAAESRPKAVLRDFVADSIANLSNLEEHVDAERLSAAVKLLAKAGRIHLLAQRRAFPVACYLSYALAQLDLPVTLMDGVGGMVREQARGFRDDDVLVAVSFRNYSPDVIELAADCKRRGVPVIVITDSAVSPLNRSATIAFDLGDHSERPFRSLVEPLCLAQALVVSVGHEITRGKH, encoded by the coding sequence ATGCCCACGCCCGCTGGCACCTACGACGAGCTGCAGGCCGAGATCGGCCGGCGCTTCCCTGGCCTCTCGCGCCAGCTGCAGGCCATCGCGCGCTTCGCGCTCGAGCGGCCCCACGATGTCGCGCTGGATACGGTCGCCGCGGCCGCCGCCAAGATCGAGGTGCAGCCTTCGGCCATGGTGCGCTTCGCCCAGGCCCTTGGCTACGACGGTTACTCGGACATGCAGCGCGTCTTCCGCGAGCGGCTGGTCGAGCGCAGCGGCAGTTATAAGGAGCGCATCGCGCGCATGCGCCGCGGCAAGGCCGCCGAGTCCAGGCCCAAGGCCGTGCTGCGCGACTTCGTGGCCGATTCGATCGCCAACCTGTCGAATCTCGAAGAGCACGTGGATGCCGAGCGCCTCTCCGCCGCGGTGAAGCTCCTTGCCAAGGCCGGGCGCATTCACCTGCTCGCCCAGCGGCGCGCCTTTCCGGTCGCCTGCTACCTTTCTTATGCGCTCGCCCAGCTCGACCTTCCCGTGACGCTGATGGATGGCGTCGGCGGCATGGTGCGCGAGCAGGCGCGCGGCTTCCGCGACGACGACGTACTGGTCGCCGTGAGCTTCCGCAACTATTCGCCCGACGTGATCGAGCTCGCCGCCGACTGCAAGCGCCGCGGCGTGCCGGTGATCGTCATCACGGACAGCGCCGTCTCCCCGCTCAATCGCAGCGCCACCATCGCCTTCGACCTTGGCGACCACAGCGAGCGGCCCTTCCGTTCGCTCGTCGAACCGCTTTGCCTCGCGCAGGCGCTCGTGGTGAGCGTCGGCCATGAGATCACCCGTGGCAAGCACTGA
- a CDS encoding NAD(P)-dependent oxidoreductase: MVRRAREQRAGRHLHFCPLPRSDRAVGSRTTRTQGERMSNPRIGFVGIGMMGHGMVKNLLAKGFPVTFKVNRDRSRLEDLIAAGAKEVDSYAKLAADSDFVIVCVTGSPQVEEVILGKGGLLEGAHKGLIVIETSTAEPGSTAKVREALLAKGADLADAPLARTPKEAEEGRLNTMVGADDALFAKVKPVMAAFCENIFHVGPAGAGHTLKLVNNFMAMTIVASIAEAFSVANKAGVKLDKLFEVVSMGALNSPIFQMVAGGAVAGDLTRMKFAIRNAAKDMRYYTHLAESLPVPSFVGEAVHQSYEQAVALGLGDKLMASMIEAQEQLTKQQIIRR, from the coding sequence CTGGTTCGCCGGGCGCGCGAGCAACGCGCAGGTCGTCACCTCCATTTCTGCCCGCTACCGCGAAGTGATCGCGCTGTGGGAAGCCGCACAACAAGGACTCAAGGAGAGCGCATGAGCAACCCCCGCATCGGATTCGTCGGCATCGGCATGATGGGCCACGGCATGGTGAAGAACCTGCTCGCCAAGGGCTTCCCCGTGACGTTCAAGGTCAATCGCGACCGCTCGCGGCTCGAGGACCTCATCGCGGCCGGCGCGAAGGAAGTCGATTCGTACGCCAAGCTCGCCGCGGACTCCGATTTCGTGATCGTGTGCGTGACGGGCTCGCCGCAGGTCGAGGAAGTGATCCTCGGCAAGGGCGGCCTGCTCGAAGGCGCGCACAAGGGCCTCATCGTCATCGAGACCTCGACCGCCGAGCCCGGCTCCACCGCCAAGGTGCGCGAAGCACTGCTGGCCAAGGGCGCGGATCTCGCCGATGCCCCGCTCGCCCGCACGCCCAAGGAAGCCGAGGAAGGCCGCCTCAACACGATGGTCGGCGCCGACGACGCGCTCTTCGCGAAGGTGAAGCCGGTGATGGCGGCCTTCTGCGAAAACATTTTCCACGTCGGGCCCGCGGGTGCGGGTCACACGTTGAAGCTCGTGAACAACTTCATGGCGATGACGATCGTCGCGAGCATCGCCGAAGCCTTCTCGGTGGCCAACAAGGCCGGCGTGAAGTTGGACAAGCTCTTCGAGGTGGTGTCGATGGGCGCGCTCAACTCGCCGATCTTCCAGATGGTCGCGGGTGGTGCGGTCGCGGGCGACCTCACGCGGATGAAGTTCGCGATCCGGAACGCCGCGAAGGACATGCGCTACTACACGCACCTCGCCGAATCGCTGCCCGTGCCCTCGTTCGTGGGCGAGGCGGTTCACCAATCGTATGAACAGGCCGTGGCCCTCGGGCTCGGCGACAAGCTCATGGCCTCGATGATCGAGGCGCAGGAACAACTAACCAAACAACAAATCATCCGCAGATAA
- a CDS encoding bifunctional 5-dehydro-2-deoxygluconokinase/5-dehydro-2-deoxyphosphogluconate aldolase has protein sequence MASTDRLFDVACLGRAAVDLYGEQVGVRLENVATFAKYLGGSPANTAVGASRLGLRAAMISRVGNEPNGGFVRETLVREGVDVSQVSTDPERLTALVFLALRDQDTFPHVFYRDRCADMALDASHIDPAFIASCGALLISGTHLSQEGPRAACVKAVAAARAAGTRVILDIDYRPVLWGLAKPAEGDARYVASDHVTGHMQAMLADCALIVGTEEEIRVAGGSGDTLTALAHIRNASKALIVVKRGPMGCVAFDGPIPASLDEGRAGPGFAVEVFNVLGAGDAFMAGFLSGWLRGEPIERCCTYANACGAIVVSRHGCAPAMATSAELAHFLLKGVTTPRLREDRDLEHVHRATTRRSGKHELLYVLAFDHRSQLESVARAHGADNTRIVQFKSLVAQAFESVSRGRAGYGVLLDDRYGASILPRFEGTPAWVARPVEVPGSNPVEFEPGANLGLALRTWPASHVVKCLAFFHPDDPPEASGTQLGRMRDLAEACALTGHELLLEIIPPAREGTADFVVARALDAIYSAGIRPDWWKLPPSADGAAWDAIGASIERHDPLCRGVLVLGMEAGADALRESFAVAARSPWVRGFAVGRSIFADAAADWFAGRASNAQVVTSISARYREVIALWEAAQQGLKESA, from the coding sequence GTGGCAAGCACTGACCGCCTCTTCGACGTCGCCTGCCTCGGCCGCGCGGCCGTCGATCTCTATGGCGAGCAGGTCGGCGTGCGGCTGGAGAACGTCGCGACGTTCGCGAAGTATCTCGGCGGCTCGCCCGCGAACACCGCCGTCGGCGCGTCGCGGCTGGGCCTGCGCGCGGCGATGATCTCGCGCGTCGGCAACGAACCCAACGGCGGCTTCGTGCGCGAGACGCTCGTGCGCGAAGGCGTGGATGTCTCCCAGGTCTCCACGGATCCCGAGCGCCTCACCGCGCTGGTTTTCCTCGCGCTGCGCGACCAGGACACCTTCCCGCACGTCTTCTATCGCGATCGTTGCGCGGACATGGCGCTCGACGCGTCCCACATCGATCCCGCATTCATCGCCTCCTGCGGCGCCCTGCTCATCTCGGGCACGCACCTCTCGCAGGAGGGCCCGCGCGCGGCTTGCGTGAAGGCCGTCGCGGCGGCACGCGCGGCAGGCACGCGCGTGATCCTCGACATCGACTACCGTCCCGTGCTCTGGGGCCTCGCGAAGCCCGCCGAGGGCGATGCGCGCTACGTCGCCTCCGACCACGTGACCGGGCACATGCAGGCGATGCTGGCCGATTGCGCGCTCATCGTCGGCACCGAGGAAGAGATTCGCGTGGCCGGCGGCTCGGGCGATACGCTCACCGCACTCGCACACATCCGCAACGCGTCCAAGGCGCTCATCGTCGTCAAGCGCGGGCCGATGGGCTGCGTCGCCTTCGACGGTCCCATTCCCGCGAGCCTCGACGAAGGCCGCGCCGGTCCGGGTTTCGCGGTGGAAGTCTTCAACGTCCTCGGCGCGGGCGACGCGTTCATGGCGGGCTTCCTCAGCGGGTGGCTGCGCGGCGAGCCGATCGAACGCTGCTGCACGTACGCCAACGCGTGCGGCGCCATCGTGGTCTCGCGCCATGGCTGCGCGCCGGCGATGGCAACGTCCGCCGAGCTTGCCCATTTCCTCTTGAAGGGCGTGACCACGCCGCGCCTTCGCGAAGACCGCGACCTCGAGCACGTGCATCGCGCCACCACGCGTCGCAGCGGCAAGCATGAGCTTCTCTATGTGCTCGCCTTCGATCACCGCTCGCAGCTCGAATCGGTCGCACGCGCCCACGGTGCGGACAACACCCGCATCGTGCAATTCAAGTCGCTGGTCGCCCAGGCGTTCGAATCCGTGAGCCGCGGCCGCGCGGGTTACGGCGTGCTCCTCGACGACCGCTATGGCGCTTCGATCCTGCCGCGCTTCGAAGGCACGCCGGCCTGGGTCGCGCGCCCCGTGGAAGTCCCCGGCTCCAATCCGGTCGAGTTCGAGCCGGGCGCGAACCTGGGGCTCGCACTGCGCACGTGGCCCGCGTCGCACGTCGTGAAGTGCCTCGCGTTCTTCCATCCGGACGATCCGCCCGAAGCCTCGGGGACGCAGCTCGGCCGCATGCGCGACCTCGCGGAAGCCTGCGCGCTCACCGGCCACGAGCTGCTGCTCGAAATCATTCCCCCCGCGCGCGAGGGAACCGCCGACTTCGTCGTCGCGCGCGCGCTCGACGCGATCTACTCCGCCGGGATCCGTCCCGATTGGTGGAAGCTCCCGCCCAGCGCCGACGGCGCGGCGTGGGACGCGATCGGCGCTTCCATCGAGCGCCACGATCCGCTGTGCCGCGGCGTGCTCGTGCTCGGCATGGAAGCCGGCGCCGATGCGCTTCGCGAAAGTTTCGCGGTCGCGGCGCGCAGCCCCTGGGTCCGCGGCTTCGCCGTGGGCCGTTCCATCTTTGCCGATGCCGCCGCCGACTGGTTCGCCGGGCGCGCGAGCAACGCGCAGGTCGTCACCTCCATTTCTGCCCGCTACCGCGAAGTGATCGCGCTGTGGGAAGCCGCACAACAAGGACTCAAGGAGAGCGCATGA
- a CDS encoding ABC transporter substrate-binding protein has protein sequence MNDDNKVASQKRRSLMQAIAAGSATSFFGPWAVNHAWAQTAQKKPLVIGLTMDASGQYGASGVEERLGAMMAIKEFNDKGGVLGRRIEALHMDTETTPATGSRVAERLITRNEAAFLIGALHSGVANAISQVAQKYGCIFLNTNSSSPTEAGKDCHRTKFVWDGNGTNFAHAIVKNAIAVNGKNWVMLTNDYVWGHNTAKSMRQIVEANGGKIIEELMVPQNTRDFSSYLLKVQQLKPNVVATAVGGDDIKALRQQVVQLKLNQSAAWVNNQQDWPDVYGLGPESIFGVFGTTWYYRLDLPGVKEFVAAYQKQYPGMAIRNPGNVYHNGYMATRELLRCVEEAGTTNNIAVIKKLEGRKMSALDRMQHHDAWIDPVTHQVQQTIYMATYNSKPAEKDDIFTILTQADPKDVQDKDAAGACKLESYEATPTYEV, from the coding sequence ATGAATGACGACAACAAAGTCGCATCGCAGAAACGCCGCAGCCTCATGCAAGCCATCGCCGCCGGTTCGGCCACCTCGTTCTTCGGCCCGTGGGCGGTGAATCACGCGTGGGCGCAAACCGCGCAGAAGAAACCGCTGGTGATCGGCCTCACGATGGACGCGAGCGGCCAGTACGGCGCGAGCGGCGTCGAGGAACGCCTGGGCGCGATGATGGCCATCAAGGAGTTCAACGACAAGGGCGGTGTCCTCGGGCGGCGCATCGAAGCGCTGCACATGGACACGGAAACGACGCCCGCCACCGGCTCGCGCGTTGCCGAGCGCCTGATCACGCGCAACGAAGCCGCGTTCCTCATCGGCGCGCTGCATTCGGGTGTCGCCAACGCGATCAGCCAGGTCGCGCAGAAGTACGGCTGCATCTTCCTCAACACCAACTCCAGCTCGCCCACCGAAGCCGGCAAGGATTGCCACCGCACGAAGTTCGTGTGGGACGGCAACGGCACGAACTTCGCCCACGCGATCGTGAAGAACGCGATCGCCGTGAACGGCAAGAACTGGGTGATGCTCACCAACGACTACGTGTGGGGCCACAACACCGCGAAGTCGATGCGCCAGATCGTCGAGGCCAACGGCGGCAAGATCATCGAGGAGCTGATGGTCCCGCAGAACACGCGCGACTTCTCCTCGTATCTCCTCAAGGTGCAGCAGCTGAAGCCCAACGTCGTGGCGACCGCGGTCGGCGGCGACGACATCAAGGCCCTGCGCCAGCAGGTCGTGCAGCTGAAGCTCAACCAGTCCGCGGCGTGGGTCAACAACCAGCAGGACTGGCCCGACGTGTACGGCCTGGGCCCGGAGTCGATCTTCGGCGTGTTCGGCACCACGTGGTACTACCGCCTCGACCTGCCCGGCGTGAAGGAATTCGTCGCCGCGTACCAGAAGCAGTACCCGGGCATGGCGATTCGCAATCCGGGCAACGTCTATCACAACGGCTACATGGCCACGCGCGAGCTGCTGCGCTGCGTCGAGGAAGCGGGCACCACGAACAACATCGCGGTCATCAAGAAGCTCGAGGGCCGCAAGATGAGTGCGCTCGACCGCATGCAGCACCACGATGCGTGGATCGATCCCGTGACCCACCAGGTGCAGCAGACGATCTACATGGCGACGTACAACAGCAAGCCCGCGGAGAAGGACGACATCTTCACGATCCTCACGCAGGCCGACCCGAAGGACGTCCAGGACAAGGACGCCGCCGGTGCGTGCAAGCTGGAGAGCTACGAGGCGACGCCGACGTACGAGGTGTAG
- a CDS encoding branched-chain amino acid ABC transporter permease, whose translation MNPSLARTPLVTPAHLVAFAILASAPLWVNKVGLYPYLAVEIMVWMIFALGYNLLLGQAGLPSFGHGAFFGVGAYAFGLAQLKLGAGLWGAFGIAILAAALAGALVAAFISHRRGIYYALLTIAFGQVFWFISIKWHSVTGGEDGLLNIKRPPLDLGFAQFSLASNEALLYFTLGAFVFVTLFLYRLIHSPYGRVLLAVKQNETRAAFVGHNTWLYKWSAFTISCAIAGIAGAIFAMAQQSAYPNVMSLHNSGYVVMMVLIGGGLVSFWGPVIGAAFFILARDLLGAYTETWLLWYGLLFMAMVLFKPEGISGMWQSWRGTAK comes from the coding sequence GTGAATCCGTCCCTGGCCCGCACCCCGCTCGTCACGCCCGCGCACCTCGTCGCGTTCGCGATCCTCGCGAGCGCCCCGCTCTGGGTGAACAAGGTCGGGCTCTACCCGTATCTCGCGGTCGAGATCATGGTGTGGATGATCTTCGCGCTGGGCTACAACCTCCTGCTCGGGCAGGCGGGGCTCCCCTCGTTCGGGCATGGCGCGTTCTTCGGCGTGGGCGCCTATGCCTTCGGGCTCGCGCAGCTCAAGCTGGGCGCCGGCCTCTGGGGCGCCTTCGGAATCGCGATTCTCGCCGCGGCGCTCGCGGGAGCGCTCGTCGCAGCCTTCATCTCGCATCGGCGCGGCATCTACTACGCGCTACTCACGATCGCCTTCGGCCAGGTGTTCTGGTTCATCTCGATCAAGTGGCACAGCGTCACCGGCGGGGAGGACGGGCTGCTCAACATCAAGCGGCCGCCGCTCGACCTGGGCTTCGCGCAATTCTCGCTCGCCTCGAACGAGGCGCTTCTTTACTTCACGCTCGGCGCGTTCGTCTTCGTCACGCTCTTCCTTTATCGCCTGATCCATTCGCCGTACGGCCGCGTGCTGCTCGCGGTGAAGCAGAACGAGACGCGCGCGGCCTTCGTGGGCCACAACACCTGGCTCTACAAATGGAGCGCCTTCACGATCTCGTGCGCGATCGCGGGCATCGCGGGTGCCATCTTCGCGATGGCGCAGCAGTCGGCCTATCCCAACGTGATGAGCCTGCACAACTCCGGCTACGTCGTGATGATGGTGCTGATCGGCGGCGGCCTCGTGAGCTTCTGGGGGCCGGTGATCGGCGCGGCGTTCTTCATCCTCGCACGCGACCTGCTGGGCGCGTACACCGAGACGTGGCTCCTCTGGTACGGCCTGCTCTTCATGGCGATGGTGCTGTTCAAGCCGGAGGGTATCTCGGGCATGTGGCAAAGCTGGAGAGGCACCGCGAAATGA
- a CDS encoding branched-chain amino acid ABC transporter permease, with protein sequence MLANFLPHVLNGLSLGLLFALIALGFMLIVGVMEVINLAHGSLFALGAYVALFLMGFFDGIPIGIRYALVLALAPFLVGLFGMLIELCMRRTYGKDPLYGLLLTFGAALVIEELIRVVWGSREQQLKLPEAISGAVLIGDLIYAKYRFFACALASGLIVMLWLFIEKTRYGAIIKAGAHDSEMVRALGYNLSRLRLGVFALGTALAAIAGIVMAPIWGIRPHVGVDAVVPAFLIIVLGGVGSFWGAVVAGLMVGLVVGLTGAYASEWSLLSMYLLFILVVTFRARGLFGRKSALDN encoded by the coding sequence TTGCTGGCCAACTTCCTCCCTCACGTCCTCAACGGGCTGTCGTTGGGGCTGCTGTTCGCGCTCATCGCGCTGGGCTTCATGCTCATCGTGGGCGTGATGGAGGTCATCAACCTCGCGCACGGGTCGCTCTTTGCGCTGGGTGCGTACGTCGCCCTGTTCCTGATGGGCTTCTTCGACGGCATCCCGATCGGCATCCGCTACGCGCTGGTGCTCGCCCTCGCACCTTTCCTGGTCGGGCTCTTCGGGATGCTGATCGAGCTTTGCATGCGGCGCACCTACGGCAAGGATCCGCTCTACGGGCTCCTGCTCACGTTCGGCGCGGCGCTCGTGATCGAGGAGCTGATCCGCGTGGTCTGGGGTTCGCGCGAGCAGCAGCTCAAGCTTCCCGAGGCGATCTCGGGCGCGGTGCTCATAGGCGACCTGATCTACGCGAAGTACCGGTTCTTCGCTTGCGCGCTTGCGAGCGGACTCATCGTGATGCTCTGGCTCTTCATCGAGAAGACGCGCTACGGCGCGATCATCAAGGCCGGCGCGCATGACAGCGAGATGGTGCGCGCGCTCGGCTATAACCTTTCAAGGCTGCGCCTGGGCGTCTTCGCGCTCGGCACCGCGCTCGCGGCGATCGCGGGCATCGTGATGGCGCCCATCTGGGGAATCCGACCGCACGTCGGGGTGGATGCCGTGGTTCCGGCGTTCCTGATTATCGTGCTCGGAGGCGTCGGCAGTTTCTGGGGCGCGGTGGTCGCGGGCCTCATGGTGGGACTCGTGGTGGGTCTCACCGGCGCGTATGCCTCCGAGTGGTCGCTCCTTTCGATGTACCTGCTCTTCATTCTCGTCGTGACGTTCCGGGCCCGGGGATTGTTCGGGCGGAAGTCGGCGCTCGATAACTGA